The Catharus ustulatus isolate bCatUst1 chromosome 17, bCatUst1.pri.v2, whole genome shotgun sequence genome includes the window GTATACTGGGACCTGGATGTTCAGACAAATGCCGTGATTAAGCAGAGGGCACCATCAGAAGTGCTTCCTCCACACCCtgaggtggagctgctccggTCCCAGCTCATTCTCAAGCTGCGGCAGCATTACCgtgagctctgccagcagcgAGAAGGTGAGTTTCTGTTGAGTTCCTTTGATTTCCTTCTcagttctgcagtgctgtggtgaTTTGCCTTTTGTTTCATGCCTGTCTAGTCCCTGTGTTCTCATTTTGTGATGGTTATGCTCTGTGACGTTGTTGGTTAATTGATTAGGCAGAACTTTGTGTGGTGATCCTTATGAGAGCTACTGGACATTTCTGTATTGTATTGATTAGACCTTTCTGTGCATCTCCAGGGATTGATCCACCAAGGGAGTCCTTTAATCGCTGGATGTTGGAGAGGAAAGTGGTTGATAAAGGGACAGATCCTCTTTTACCGAGTGACTGTGAGCCAGTAGTGTCTCCTTCCATGTTCAGAGAGATCATGAATGACATTCCCATCAGGTACTCTTCACAGACAGCACCTCGTTGGGGTGGTTCTGGGTTGGTCTGATCTGGTGATTTACCTGCCACGGTTCTTCCCTTTGGCTAATGAAGTGGTTGGATGCTGGTGAAAGAAAGCTGGGGAACTGAACCTGGCTTCCATGCCTTTGTGAGACTCATGCATACGAATTTAACTTACCTCAGGTTATCCAGAATTAAGTTCCGGGAGGAAGCCAAGAGGCTGCTCTTCAAGTATGCTGAGGCTGCGAAACGACTGATTGAATCCAGGTGGGAGCTCTTCTTGCAGTGCTGTCACGTTCAGAAAAGGACTACATGGGCTTCTCATGCTGCTTTATCCAGCACTGGTCATAATGTTATTGAGGAAGAGCAAGGTTAGGAACATACAGATGAaaaacagcagtgctggagccatCTTTTGATAGTGACGTTACTATAAAATGTAATACTTGGGAGCTGAATGTGTGTGGAGACAATGAAGTACTGAGTGTGGAATGTCTTCTATTATCCCTGAGATAAAATCAGGAGTGCTTGGGCACTCACTGCTGTTGCAGAGCAACAAGCTTAGAGTGGCATTTTGTATACAGGGTAGGGTTTTTCCGACCAGTTCTGCCACAGGAGACAGAATTGAAGAAGATAGTGAGGGAGAACCGtgtgggggaaaggaaaagcttgTAAACAGGGTAGTTTTCTCAGAGTCACAAACCCCTAGCAGTACTTGAAAATTAGAGGCAAAATCAAAATGGACCACTGCCATGACAAATAAAGACTTTGTGGGCCTCTGCTGTTGCATGAGGACAGCAGCCAGTTACACCAAGTTTTGGAGAGAGTATGGCAGTCGACAGTCATGCAAACGTCCAGAAGGCCTTTCCAGAGAGCTGGAGGGGAGTGACAGGGATGGGCCTTGAGGAAGTGTCAGCATCCACATTCCCCACTGACAGAAAACTTTGGAGGGGGGTGGATTATCTTGCTGTGCTGCCACGAGTTAAATTTTACCTCTGTTTTTGCAGGAGTGCTTCCCCAGACAGCAGGAAGGTGGTGAAGTGGAATGTGGAGGACACCTTCAGCTGGCTGCGACGGGACCATTCTGCCTCCAAGGAGGACTACATGGTCAGTGTAGCACTGGGGGCATGTGGGGATAGGTACAGGTCCTTCTGGAGACAGCTGCCATTGAGTCCCCTCACTGTGTGCCATgggagagcagcctggagaCACTGAAGAACCCTGGAGAGCCAGTGTTGGCCATGTGAGAGACTCTGGTTCTCTGTTTCCACAGGACCGCCTGGAGCACTTACGCAAACAGTGTGGGCCCCATGTGTCTGCTGCAGCCAAGGACTCTGTTGAAGGCATCTGCAGTAAAATTTACTACATATCCCTGGAATACGTCAAGCGCATCCGGGAGAAGCATCTTGCCATACTCAAAGAGAACAATATCTCTGGTACGCAGTCAGCTTTGAAGAGCTGtagggctgcagcactgcagttaAAGGCCTGTCCCTGTTCAGAGAATGTTACTGCTGGGAAGGGAGCTCTGTCTCCAAAAAGTCAGGATGTCTGTGTTTCGAAGAAACAGCCAGTCCAGCATAGGCCTCAGCTTTCAGTCACAGTGTCTGTGCAGTGACAGACCGTCTTCCATCAGGTGCTGTGACCAGCTGTCGTCATATCAGATGCTATAAATGTGTGATTTGGCAGGATGAAGTAGCTAGTTAGGAGCAGGTCACACTGAGCAgggcatttttttgtttcactggaCCATGCTTTTTTGCTCTACTGCTCCATGAATTCCTGGGGACAGCTGATACCCCCTTGGTAGTGCTGAGTGTTCTCCCTTTAATTGCCATTTGCCACATCTCTTGTGTTCTGAACAGCTTTCTGTAcccccctgccttccagcttGTCACTGTGCACCCTTTCTTGatcttttctgtgttctttcttCTGTTCACATCTGTACATCTGCCTCTAGTCAGCTTTCCCTTCGTCCATGGGGTCTTCTCCTTTCATTACTACTGTCTGTAGTTCTCTCTGCAGGATCCCTTCAGGTCCCAATGTCTGCCATTGTTTTTGATGCTTGTCTTCCAGCCCCACTAAGTCAGAGATTCTTTCCAGCTGATCTGTGAGCTCTCCCTGAAGCTGAGGCAGTGGATAACCACAAGGTGGAGGGAGATGCCTTTGCCTCCTGCATTTGGCAGCCTATGAATTGTCACTGTGCTTCGAATGAGTTTGGGGCAAACTGAAATAAGAAACAGTAGCAACAAAAAAGGGTGTTTATGTGTTTGGAACATGTCTCAGGACGATGGGGTGGCTGTGTGCTGTCTGCAATTCTGCTGCGTTAGAGGTAGATAAATGCTTTCAAGTGGGTGCTGACTGTGCTCTGGCAATGGAAGATGGAATTAATTTGGGGAATCAGCTTTGAACCTAGGTAGCTACCTATGGAATCTGTGAGGGACCACCATAGTGGTTCTTTGGGAGGTCCAGATTGCTCTTCAGCCTTACTTGGTTTGTTCTGTCTTTTGAGGTGGGCTGAAGATTGGTCTCCAATACCCTTGGCTTCTCACAAGCTATCTTTCTGTTCATTCTGCACAGCTGAGGTGGAAGCTTCTGAGGTCCAGGACAGGCTGGTGTACTGCTACCCTATGAGACTGgccatcccctccccaccacTCCCCAGCGTGGAGATGCACATGGAGAACAACGTGGCGTGTGTGCGGTACAAGGGGGAGATGGTCAAAGTGAGCCGCAACTACTTCAGCAAGCTGGTAAGGGCTGGGTGCTGACTGCTGCCCCTCAGGGCAGGGTCATctcctgggaagggcagggctgggcagaggctggCCAActgaccctgcagggctgtcagACACCGCCATGGCCATGAGAACACAGCTATGCTCACCTTAGCTGGGatcaggctctgctgggagtaTTTCCCAGGTGTTGGGTGTGTGCTCTGAATAAGTGTTGTGCTGCCAGAGCGTTGTACTCAATCCAAGGCAACCCTTGCTGAGAGAcatgtgctgctgtggtggttCATTCATTTCATGTTAGTGACAAGCTGGTGGCTCACACAGTGACAGCAGATGTGCTGACaactccctgcagagcccacctGCTCCTCAGCCTCCCTCTCCATGTCATAATGTGCATGTATCACTGTAGCTTGGCTGTTCCTGGTGTATTCAGTGGCTGGGCTTTCTCTTCCAGTGGCTTCTCTATCGGTACAGCTGCATCGACGACTCAGGCTTTGAAAAGTTCCTGCCTAGGGTTTGGTGCCTTCTCCGTCGATACCAGGTAAGGTCTCGCCACAGCTGTACATCAGAAAACCTTGGCAGCATTGGGAGCTTGTCTTTGCTCTGGGAAGGGGGTCACAACTTTGGGAACCTGGGGCAACACAGGGTTTAAACTGGGTCTGTAGTCTGCTCATGCTATGCTGAGGTAGGACTGGACTGGGGAGCAATTGTGGTCTTGACACGAGACCTTGGTGTGGGTAAAGATTTTTGTGAAGCTTCAGTAGCTCTTGACTTGGAGGGGCAACTGAAGGCTCACTTGGGTAAAAGAGAAAACTGATGGTTTTGTGGGGTCAGAGTTGGATAAAATCTCTAAAGAGCGTTCTTGGGTACATGCAGGGACCTACAGGAATTTGAGAAAGGACGAGGGGGCCCTGCATACCTAGAGGAGTGGGTGCATGGAGATGTGACCCTGGGTCCGTGGTCAGtgaagggagcagcaggaacagcgAGTGCAGGCACGGCTCACCAGGGTTTGCTCTCCTCAGATGATGTTCGGTGTGGGGCTCTATGAGGGGACTGGTCTGCAAGGTGCACTTCCCGTGCACGTCTTTGAAGCCCTCCACAAGCTCTTTGGAGTGAGTTTTGAATGCTTTGCCTCGCCCCTGAATTGCTATTTTAAACAGTACTGTTCAGCCTTCTTGGACACAGACGGGTATTTTGGATCCAGGGGGTGAGTATTACATTCCTTGCTCTGTGTGGGTGTGGGTGCGTGCCCATGAGATGACTCAGGAGATCTGATGGGGATCTTTGTCTCTCTCTGCAGCCCGTGCCTGGATTTCTTCCCTATAAGTGGCTCTTTTGAGGCAAATC containing:
- the PCIF1 gene encoding mRNA (2'-O-methyladenosine-N(6)-)-methyltransferase; the encoded protein is MANENHRSPAEEASLMSHSPGTSNQNQPSSPKPMRLVQDLPDELVQAGWEKCWSKRENRPYYFNRFTNQSLWEMPVLGQHDVISDPLGLNAAPMPLEGGVADAAMESKQRKRRFSEEVPPSGNSMKKSKMDVPGNPAAQPVPSSPSIPGTSVLKAWCVSPEDKQQAALLRPTEVYWDLDVQTNAVIKQRAPSEVLPPHPEVELLRSQLILKLRQHYRELCQQREGIDPPRESFNRWMLERKVVDKGTDPLLPSDCEPVVSPSMFREIMNDIPIRLSRIKFREEAKRLLFKYAEAAKRLIESRSASPDSRKVVKWNVEDTFSWLRRDHSASKEDYMDRLEHLRKQCGPHVSAAAKDSVEGICSKIYYISLEYVKRIREKHLAILKENNISAEVEASEVQDRLVYCYPMRLAIPSPPLPSVEMHMENNVACVRYKGEMVKVSRNYFSKLWLLYRYSCIDDSGFEKFLPRVWCLLRRYQMMFGVGLYEGTGLQGALPVHVFEALHKLFGVSFECFASPLNCYFKQYCSAFLDTDGYFGSRGPCLDFFPISGSFEANPPFCEELMDAMVSHFEKLLESSSEPLSFIVFIPEWRDPPTPALTRMEQSKFKRHQLILPAFDHEYRSGSQHVCKKEEMYYKAVHNTAVLFLQNSAGFAKWEPTPERLQELVAAYKHSGRTLSSSSSSSSSSSSSSSSTVDKERELGREQSSSRETNPN